The Malus domestica chromosome 06, GDT2T_hap1 genome has a segment encoding these proteins:
- the LOC103443451 gene encoding pentatricopeptide repeat-containing protein At3g48250, chloroplastic-like, with product MNRAMAAFLSTRRFANSLAAAQFDVITRPLYSQVTHSSHLSHFLSNQSHCHSHFLNTHQKLFFSSTPNSVLQLVLANKWSSELETELSESYPSLTHDVVIYVLKKLDKDPRRAWDFFNWVCEKNGFRPSSSVFSLILRVLVHKSSMMEFWIALRKMKEQGFFIDEQTYVAIREQLKTGRMDSDVVAFKHFYERMIEDNAADDVVKSVVDVVSGSDWSDGVEKELGELKIVLSDNFVIRVLRDLRNYPLKALRFFRWAGQCSGYEHNTITYNAVARVLARADSIGEFWSVIEGMKGAGHELDLDTYIKITRQFQKSRMIEDAVKLYELMMDGPYKPSAQDCSMLLRSISGSDKPDLDMVFRVAKKFESAGNTLSKAVYDGIHRSLTGAGRFDQAEEVMKAMRNAGYEPDNITYSQLVFGLCKAKRLEEACNVLDEMEADGCVPDIKTWTILIQGHCAADEVDTALICFAKMMEKGCDADADLMDVLIEGFLKQRKIDGAYKLLDEMVKKARLVPWQATYKNLIEKLLEVRKLEEAFKLLQLMKKQNYPPYSEPFVRYISKFGSVEDAADFFKALTVKEHPSSAAYVHVLKAFFKEGRYSEAKDLLHKCPHHIRKHGEICKLFGSTAGKEADYYRR from the coding sequence ATGAATCGAGCAATGGCGGCGTTTCTCAGTACCCGCCGATTCGCCAACTCGCTGGCGGCGGCTCAGTTCGACGTCATAACTCGGCCGCTTTATTCTCAGGTGACTCATTCCTCTCACCTCTCTCACTTCCTTTCAAATCAATCCCACTGTCATTCCCATTTCCTCAACACCCATCAAAAGCTCTTCTTTTCCTCGACCCCCAACTCGGTCCTGCAACTCGTTCTGGCCAACAAGTGGTCTTCCGAGTTGGAGACCGAGTTATCCGAGTCGTACCCATCACTCACCCACGATGTAGTAATCTAtgttttgaagaaattggatAAAGATCCACGAAGGGCTTGGGATTTTTTCAATTGGGTCTGCGAGAAGAACGGATTTAGGCCGAGTTCTTCGGTGTTTAGCTTAATCCTTAGGGTTTTAGTGCATAAGAGTTCGATGATGGAGTTTTGGATTGCTTTGAGGAAGATGAAAGAGCAAGGGTTTTTCATTGATGAGCAAACTTATGTGGCAATTAGAGAACAGTTGAAAACGGGGAGGATGGATAGTGATGTCGTGGCTTTCAAGCATTTTTACGAGAGGATGATCGAAGATAACGCGGCGGATGATGTTGTGAAGAGCGTGGTGGATGTTGTTTCGGGGTCGGATTGGAGTGATGGGGTTGAAAAAGAATTGGGGGAGCTCAAAATTGTGTTATCTGATAATTTTGTCATTAGGGTTTTGAGGGATCTGAGGAATTACCCGTTGAAAGCGTTGAGGTTTTTCCGTTGGGCTGGTCAGTGTTCTGGTTATGAACACAATACAATTACATACAATGCAGTTGCGAGGGTTCTTGCGCGGGCTGATTCGATAGGGGAGTTTTGGAGTGTGATTGAGGGGATGAAGGGCGCGGGTCATGAGCTGGATTTGGACACCTATATAAAGATTACGCGGCAGTTTCAGAAGAGCAGGATGATCGAGGACGCGGTGAAGCTGTATGAGCTCATGATGGACGGCCCTTATAAACCCTCTGCTCAGGATTGCAGCATGCTTTTAAGGAGCATCTCAGGGAGTGATAAACCGGATCTGGATATGGTGTTTAGAGTTGCAAAGAAGTTCGAGTCTGCAGGGAATACACTATCCAAGGCTGTTTACGATGGGATTCACAGGTCTTTGACAGGCGCAGGCAGATTTGATCAAGCGGAGGAAGTTATGAAGGCTATGAGAAATGCAGGGTACGAGCCGGACAACATTACATACAGCCAATTGGTCTTTGGACTTTGTAAGGCCAAGAGACTTGAAGAAGCCTGCAATGTGTTGGACGAAATGGAAGCAGATGGATGCGTTCCTGATATCAAGACTTGGACCATTTTGATTCAAGGGCATTGCGCCGCTGATGAAGTTGACACAGCGCTGATTTGTTTTGCAAAGATGATGGAAAAAGGTTGTGATGCGGATGCTGATCTGATGGACGTCTTGATAGAGGGGTTCCTTAAGCAGAGGAAGATAGATGGTGCATATAAACTGCTTGACGAAATGGTGAAAAAAGCTCGTTTGGTACCGTGGCAAGCCACATacaaaaatcttatcgaaaaaTTGTTGGAGGTCAGAAAACTCGAAGAAGCATTCAAACTTCTTCAATTGATGAAGAAACAGAACTACCCACCTTACTCAGAACCGTTTGTCCGGTATATATCGAAGTTTGGTTCTGTGGAGGATGCTGCAGACTTTTTCAAAGCATTGACTGTTAAGGAACATCCGTCATCTGCCGCGTATGTCCATGTTTTGAAAGCATTCTTTAAGGAAGGTAGATACTCCGAGGCGAAAGATCTGCTTCATAAATGCCCTCATCATATCCGAAAGCATGGTGAAATTTGCAAACTTTTTGGTTCTACGGCAGGCAAAGAAGCAGACTActacagaagatga